From one Humulus lupulus chromosome 8, drHumLupu1.1, whole genome shotgun sequence genomic stretch:
- the LOC133793885 gene encoding uncharacterized protein LOC133793885 produces MEKPEGYPEPEVVDQEEDDRTSSVDWFRPGAKDDMSLLESGILGKYYQTQITGDHHEDYYYNFESRFGILSDPRLLAVVEFFRELYFRRRELFTKTFPQLHDDDHHHHIFEVLKNSGTKLWRVKSGDDIQTRAVSLQRSSSLGSPRSRPAGTRGIESPLRNEWIKVKTLNTGGGETKSGGGGSK; encoded by the coding sequence ATGGAAAAGCCGGAAGGGTATCCAGAACCAGAAGTGGTTGATCAGGAAGAAGATGACAGAACAAGTTCTGTTGATTGGTTCCGGCCGGGTGCCAAAGACGACATGTCGTTACTAGAAAGTGGTATTCTGGGAAAATATTATCAGACCCAAATAACGGGTGATCATCATgaagattattattataatttcgagTCAAGGTTTGGAATATTATCAGACCCAAGATTGCTAGCAGTGGTGGAGTTCTTCAGAGAGCTTTACTTCCGAAGGAGGGAGTTGTTTACTAAAACATTTCCACAATTACATGATGATGATCATCATCATCACATTTTTGAGGTGTTAAAAAACTCAGGCACCAAATTATGGAGAGTCAAATCGGGTGATGATATTCAAACCCGGGCTGTCTCCCTGCAGAGGAGCTCGAGCCTCGGGTCGCCCCGGTCCCGGCCGGCGGGGACTCGAGGAATTGAGTCACCTTTGAGGAACGAGTGGATTAAGGTTAAGACACTCAACACCGGCGGTGGTGAAACTAAGTCCGGCGGCGGTGGTTCAAAATGA